The Iamia sp. SCSIO 61187 genomic sequence TGGCCGCCCTCGCCGAGGTCGACGCCCTCGCCGCCGGGGGCCGGCTCGACCGGTACCCGTACCTCCCGGCGGTCCGGGCCGACCTGCTCGAGCGGCTCGGCCGGGACGACGAGGCGGTGGCGGCCTACACCGCCGCCCTCGCCCTCACCGACAACGCCGCCGAGCAGGAGCACCTGCGCGCCCGCATCGCGGCGCGGGGCTGACCGCCGCTGCTCAGGCGGCCACGGCGGGGCGGGTGGCACCGAGCGCCAGCTCCGCCAGGCGGGCGTGGCGGCCGCGGCCGAGCCGGAAGATGGCGCGGACCGGGAGGGGAGCGCTCCCGAGCAGGTGGGCCCGCATCGCGTCGTCGACCGACGCAGCGACGAAGGGGATGGTGAAGGCGGCCTGGGCGCCGAGGCCGATGATCTCCAGGGCCTTGGCCTCGAGCTCGGCGAACTCGTCGTGGGTGAAGTGCTGCTCGAGCAGGGGCAGGATCTCGGCGTCCTCGGCGGCGAGGTGCTGGTCCATGTGGTCGGCGAGCTGGCGGAGGAGGGCGCCGAGGGCCGCGGCGTCGGCTCCACCCGCCACCCGGGACGTCGCCGCCCCGATGTCGGCCATCAGCGCGTCGAGGTGGTGGTGGTCGGCGTCGAGCTGCTCGAGCAGGGTGGCGACCTGCGGGGCCCGGGCGACCAGGGCGGGGAACACCACGTCGTCCTCGGTGGTGTGGTGGGCCAGCACCTCGCCGGCGTAGCCCTTCCAGTAGCGCGAGAAGGCCCTCCGGCGGCGGGGGTCGGCGTCGTCGAGGCCGGGGGCGGCCGCCGCCATGGCGTGGGCGGCCTGGCGCAGGGCGACGTGGATGGCGCGGTAGCTGCGGAGGTCGGCGGGCGGGGAGGGGGTCGTGCTCATGGGTCGTCGCTTTCTGCTGGGGAGCCTCGGCACCGTCGCGCGACCCGCTGGGAAGGCCCTTGGACGCTGCTTGGGCCGCCGGGCGCCCGCTGGTCGTGGTGGAGAAGGAGGAGTCCCGCCTGGTGGACATCGCCGTGGACCTGGTGGGCCGCTGACGGCCACGGCCGGCGTCGTCAGCCGGCAGCACCCCCGTCGCGGCCGCGGCGGGACACGGCGACGATGACGGCCGGGTGGTGGCTCTCGTTGCGGACGGCCCGCAGCGGCAGGCCGACGAGCCACAGGACCGCCCCGCGGGCCAGGCGGCGGCGCTCCCCGCCGAGGCCCTCGAGCTCGACGGCCCCGTCCGCGACCACGACGAGGGCGTCGGTCCACTCGGCGGCCACGTAGGGTCGGGCCTCACCCGGTGCCAGGATCACCACCCGGTGGGCGAAGCGGCGGGGGTGGCGCTGCGCCGCGCCGAGCACGGCCCCGGTGCACGCCGGCGGGGACCGGCCGGGAGGGTGGTCGCGGCGGTGGCCCTGCTCCTCACCCATGGCGTCGTCTCCCAGCCGCCGGTCACGGCGGGGCCGGCACAGGTGAGACGACGCCCCCGGCGCCCGCTCATCGGTGGGGGCGTCACCGGGCCGGGGTGGTCGCAGCGGGCCTGGCCCCTCCTCGTGGCGGGCGGCCGTCCGGCGCCGGGCCCGGGGCCGGAGGGGTCCGGCGCGGCCCTGACCCCCTAGCCTGTCCGACACGGATCGTCTGCCCGGTCGACCCGCACCTTCGTGAGGAGCAGGGTCATGCCCAGCACCACCAGCCACCCCACCCGCCCCGTCCGGACCCGCTGATGGCCGGCAAGGGTCGGCAGTCCGCCGAGAAGCGCCGCATCGACAAGCTCCGCCAGGAGCAGCAGGCCGCCAAGCGGGAGCGCCGGCACAACAAGGCGTCCGGGGGCGAGGGCGGCGACGCCACGCCCGGGACCAGCCCCGACGAGATCATGGAGCGGTTCCGGGTGCTGAGCGAGGCCCACGCCGCCGGCCGGGTCACCGACGAGGAGTTCGGCCCCGCCCGCCACGAGCTGATGGTGGCCCTGGGCGTCGAGGAGCCCGAGGAGCCGGCCGACGACGACGAGGCCTGAGGCTGTCGGGCCGGCGGGGGCACCCGTCGGTGTGACCGGTGCCTCTGGAACGAAGATGTTACCGGCGGTAGCATCTGGGGCAGACCGAGAGCCAGCCCCCCTGAGAGGAGCTCTCCATGAGCACCGCCGTCGTCGATCCCGCCGTCACCGAGGACCAGGCCGAGGACGCCGCCCCCGGCGCCCAGGCCTCGTCGGACCGGTCCTTCCCGGTCCGCCGCATCTCCTTCTTCGACGGTGACCTGTCCGAGGTCCCCCACTTCTACATGGACGGGGACATCGTGATGAGCCACATCGTCGCCGTGCTGTCGTCGCTGTTTCCCGAGGGCGAGGACTACTTCGTCCGCTCGGTGCGGCACTACCGCGACCAGATCACCGACCCCGTGCTGAAGAAGCAGGTCGCCGGGTTCATCGGCCAGGAGGCCATCCACGGGCGCGAGCACCGGACCTTCAACGACCGGCTCGACGACATGGGCTACCCCACCAAGGCCCTGGACCGATTGACCGGGAAGCGGCTGAAGTTCAACGAGAAGGTCGCCCCGCCCAAGGTCCGGCTCGCCGTCACCGCCGCCCTCGAGCACTACACGGCCACCCTCGCCGAGGTGCTGCTGGGGGACGAGCGGGCCCAGGCCATGTTCAGCGAGGACGAGGTCCGCCACCTCCTCATGTGGCACGCCATCGAGGAGAGCGAGCACAAGGCCGTCGCCTTCGACGTGTACCAGGCCTGCGTCGGCGACCCGAAGCTGCGGGCCCGGGTCATGAACGTCATGACCGTGGGCTTCATCGGCACCGCCGCCCTGTCGGCGCTGTACTCGATCGCCCGCGATCCCGAGGCCCGGCGCGACCTGGGGGCGCTGCGCCGCTCGTTCGCCAAGCTCAAGGACTCGCCGTGGCTCACCAAGGACGTGCGCCGCCGGATCCGGGACTACAACCGCCCCGACTTCCACCCCGACGACCACGACGCCTCCGAGCTGCTCGAGACCTGGCGGACCCGCCTCTTCGGCGAGGCCGGCGCCCTGAACGACCACCTCGCCACCAAGGCGAGCTAGCGCGAGGGCCGGTCCCGGCACGGAGGTGCACCGCTACGGTGCTCTTCCGTGCCGGGATCGACGTGGGAGCGGCTACGGGAGTCGTACGACGCCGTCGCCGACGCCTACGAGGCCACCTTCGGCGACGAGCTGGCCGCCAAGCCCGCCGACCGGGCCCGGCTGGCGGCCTTCGCCGCGGCCGTGGGCGATCCCGTCGTCGACCTGGGGTGCGGGCCGGGGCAGGTGGGCGCGGCGGTGCGCGACGGGGGCCGGTCGGTCCTCGGCCTCGACTTCAGCCCGGCGATGGCCAGGCTGGCGGCGGCCCGGCTCGGCGCGGCGACGGCCGGTGACCTCCGGGCCCTGCCGGTGCGGTCGGCGTCGGTGGCCGGCGTGGTCGCGTTCTACGCCCTGATCCACCTCCGCCGGGAGGAGCTGGCCACCGGCGTGGCCGAGATCGCCCGCGTCCTGCGGCCCGGCGGCCGCGCCCTGCTCACCGCCCACGAGGGCGAGGGCACCGTCGCCACCGAGGACTTCCTCGGCGCCGGCGTCCCGTTCGTCGCCACCCTGCTGTCGCTCGACGAGCTCGTCGTCGCCGCCGAGGCGTCGGGCCTGGGCGTCGTCGCCACCGACCGTCGCCCGCCGCTGCCGCAGGAGCACCCGACGGTCCGGCTCACGGTCGAGCTCGTCCGGCCGGCCTGACCGACGGATGGGGTCTGACCCCATGTGTCGGACGGATGGGGTCTGACCCCATGCGTCGGCGCGCCGATGGGGCGCCGGTAGCGTCCACCCTCCTATGGCACGGAGGAAGGCGAAGGGGCGCAGCGACGTCGAGCACGTGGGGCGGGTGACGCTGTCGTCGTGCCCGGTGCGGGGCGACGACCGGCCGTGCGCCCCGCTCAACCGGGTCACCGTGTGGCCGGTCGAGGGCGGGCCGGTGAAGGAGTGCTGCACCTGCAGCTGCGGCCGCCGCTTCCCGACCTCCCACCCCGACGCCGCCGAGCACCTCGTGCCCCCGATCGCCCCCGGCGAGGCGGTGGCCGTGGCGCCGGGGCGCAGCGAGACCTGGACCGGTGACGACGTGTGGCCGGCCGACGACCACGACGAGCGGGCCGCCGTCGGCGTCGTCCCCGTCGAGACGCCCGTCCTGCACCGGCCCACCGAGCCGGTGGGCCGCATCACGCCCGAGATCAAGGCCTTCGCCAAGCACATGGTGAAGGTGATGCACCGGGCGCCGGGGGTCGGGCTGGCGGCCAACCAGGTGGGCGCCCCGCTGCGCATGTTCGTGCAGGTCCACAAGCGGGCCATGCCCGAGGTCGTCGTCGACCCCGAGGTCCGAGCGGCCGAGGGCACGTGGACCTACACCGAGGGCTGCCTGTCGCTCGAGGTCGACGGCACCCACGCCCCCCTCGACCGACCCAAGTTCGTCCAGATCCGCGGCCGGACGGTCCACGGCGACGCCATCGAGGTCACCGCCGACGAGATCGTCGCCCGCATCTGCCAGCACGAGATCGACCACCTCGACGGCATCGAGTACGTGCAGCGGCTGGTCGGCGACCACCACGACCGGGTCTACGAGGTCTTGGCCGCCGACGGCATCGACGTCAGCGTCCTGCCCGACCATCCGTACTGACCAGGTCGGCGTCCGACCCGATCGCCATCACCTCGGCGAGGGCTGACAGGCCGTCGTTCCCGCGCCCGGCAGCCACTGCCCGGCGGGTCAGCTCCCGAGCGGCCCCGGCAGGGCCGGGGTGCAGTCCTCGGGAGGCGGTGGCCTCGACGACGTGGTCGATCCCGGCCGCGGCCGAGGCCAGGTCCGCCTCGCTCCCGTCGTGCTCGCCGGCGTCGATGCCCGTGGCCAGCTCGGTCAGCGTCTCGCCGAGGAGGGCGGTGATGCCGGCGGCGTGAGGCTCGAGGTCCCCCGCCGAGACCCCCTCCGCCCGGGCGAGGGCGAAGGCGTGGACGGCGGCGGCGATGCTGCTCCACCACAGGTCGAGCAGGGCGACCTCGTACGACGCCGCCCGGCCGGGGTCGGCGCCGACGAACGTGGCCGGCCCGAGGGCGTCGAGGACCGCCCGATGGGTGGCGTACGCGGCCTCGTCCCCGCTGTAGAGGATGGACGCCGCGTCGGTCCCGATGGTGGGGGTGGGCGTCATGATGGCGGCGTCGAGGTGGGTGCCGCCGAGGGCGAGGACGCGCGCGGCCAGCTCACGGCTGCGATCGGGCGTGTCGGCCGTCATGTTCACGAGGACCCGGCCCTGCAGCGCCGGCCCGGCGGCGTCGACGATCGCCCGGGTGGCGGCGGCGTCGATCACGCAGACCAGGACCACCGGGCTGGCGGCGACCGCATCCGC encodes the following:
- a CDS encoding hemerythrin domain-containing protein — translated: MSTTPSPPADLRSYRAIHVALRQAAHAMAAAAPGLDDADPRRRRAFSRYWKGYAGEVLAHHTTEDDVVFPALVARAPQVATLLEQLDADHHHLDALMADIGAATSRVAGGADAAALGALLRQLADHMDQHLAAEDAEILPLLEQHFTHDEFAELEAKALEIIGLGAQAAFTIPFVAASVDDAMRAHLLGSAPLPVRAIFRLGRGRHARLAELALGATRPAVAA
- a CDS encoding metal-dependent hydrolase, encoding MSTAVVDPAVTEDQAEDAAPGAQASSDRSFPVRRISFFDGDLSEVPHFYMDGDIVMSHIVAVLSSLFPEGEDYFVRSVRHYRDQITDPVLKKQVAGFIGQEAIHGREHRTFNDRLDDMGYPTKALDRLTGKRLKFNEKVAPPKVRLAVTAALEHYTATLAEVLLGDERAQAMFSEDEVRHLLMWHAIEESEHKAVAFDVYQACVGDPKLRARVMNVMTVGFIGTAALSALYSIARDPEARRDLGALRRSFAKLKDSPWLTKDVRRRIRDYNRPDFHPDDHDASELLETWRTRLFGEAGALNDHLATKAS
- a CDS encoding class I SAM-dependent methyltransferase, producing the protein MPGSTWERLRESYDAVADAYEATFGDELAAKPADRARLAAFAAAVGDPVVDLGCGPGQVGAAVRDGGRSVLGLDFSPAMARLAAARLGAATAGDLRALPVRSASVAGVVAFYALIHLRREELATGVAEIARVLRPGGRALLTAHEGEGTVATEDFLGAGVPFVATLLSLDELVVAAEASGLGVVATDRRPPLPQEHPTVRLTVELVRPA
- a CDS encoding peptide deformylase, whose amino-acid sequence is MARRKAKGRSDVEHVGRVTLSSCPVRGDDRPCAPLNRVTVWPVEGGPVKECCTCSCGRRFPTSHPDAAEHLVPPIAPGEAVAVAPGRSETWTGDDVWPADDHDERAAVGVVPVETPVLHRPTEPVGRITPEIKAFAKHMVKVMHRAPGVGLAANQVGAPLRMFVQVHKRAMPEVVVDPEVRAAEGTWTYTEGCLSLEVDGTHAPLDRPKFVQIRGRTVHGDAIEVTADEIVARICQHEIDHLDGIEYVQRLVGDHHDRVYEVLAADGIDVSVLPDHPY
- a CDS encoding NAD(P)-dependent oxidoreductase, producing MAPPPVPVTVLGLGPMGRALARALLTAGHPTTVWNRTPGRAGALVARGAAEATRAADAVAASPVVLVCVIDAAATRAIVDAAGPALQGRVLVNMTADTPDRSRELAARVLALGGTHLDAAIMTPTPTIGTDAASILYSGDEAAYATHRAVLDALGPATFVGADPGRAASYEVALLDLWWSSIAAAVHAFALARAEGVSAGDLEPHAAGITALLGETLTELATGIDAGEHDGSEADLASAAAGIDHVVEATASRGLHPGPAGAARELTRRAVAAGRGNDGLSALAEVMAIGSDADLVSTDGRAGR